In the genome of Oncorhynchus mykiss isolate Arlee chromosome 18, USDA_OmykA_1.1, whole genome shotgun sequence, one region contains:
- the LOC110496194 gene encoding intermediate filament family orphan 1 isoform X4 translates to MPDFEHFRFSYSSMNPLLGENAFLVQQQQHNQMGSHSDYSMTGLDSYGAADSGFILGEHNGFGQDGISGLDINSLPPSGLAYLHQNNMHRAPPPPAAMALRNDLGSNISVLKTLNLRFRCFLAKVHELERRNKALEKQLQQALENNEDNSEGHGKKPLTKEMGVQTGFVGPIAVRPGHIPLQNVNNSAYLPGGLLSPSLNRPTTPSFESNSKSVFRNSTLTDSNSNLNSNQLTPHICLSPLLTPTDTSNPISNINEKYVSSGTGMSTNPPPRFLPGTVWSYNHDRRFGTGRESRVTDMGVPCAQTDGVGVQIDTITPEIRALYNVLGKVKRERDEYKCRWEEEYTVRVDLQEKVAELEEDLQESEVCQDELALRVKQLKAELVLFKGLMSNNLSDLDSKIQEKAMKVDMDICRRIDITARLCDVAQQRNCEDMIQIFQVATPPSTLTRRPRKQAAQSVKGGDGDEPTSISESEAGKDEESCSTSANQINEEMQRMLNQLRECEFEDDCDSLAWEETEETLLLWEDFPGYTLGAVETQGEQQQEESIEKVIQDTESLFQTREKEYQETIDQIELELATAKSDMNRHLHEYMEMCSMKRGLDVQMETCRRLITQSGDRYQTPPHGAEHSKRSKRYPRKSPPLVTAAMEDSDDGEKERSKVSPPADSESDEPYCDTKVNSGTVPHLPWRKS, encoded by the exons ATGCCTGATTTTGAGCATTTCAGATTTTCATACTCAAGCATGAATCCATTATTGGGGGAGAACGCGTTCCTGGTTCAACAACAGCAGCACAATCAGATGGGGAGCCATTCTGATTATTCCATGACAGGCCTAGACTCATACGGTGCAGCTGACTCAGGCTTCATCTTGGGCGAGCACAACGGGTTTGGACAAGATGGCATATCTGGCCTGGACATAAATTCGCTGCCACCTTCAGGACTCGCTTATTTGCACCAGAACAACATGCACCGTGCACCGCCGCCCCCCGCAGCGATGGCCCTGCGTAACGACTTGGGTTCCAACATCAGTGTTCTCAAGACCTTGAATTTGCGCTTCCGTTGCTTTTTGGCTAAAGTTCATGAACTGGAGCGTCGGAATAAAGCTTTGGAGAAGCAGCTTCAACAGGCTTTGGAAAACAATGAGGACAATTCAGAAGGACACGGGAAAAAGCCATTGACTAAGGAAATGGGAGTCCAGACTGGTTTCGTAGGGCCCATCGCAGTTAGGCCCGGACATATCCCACTCCAGAACGTCAATAACTCTGCATACCTGCCTGGGGgtcttctctctccatcactcaacAGGCCTACAACTCCCTCCTTTGAGTCCAACAGCAAATCAGTATTTAGGAACTCGACTCTGACTGACTCGAATTCCAACCTCAATTCCAACCAACTCACTCCACATATTTGCCTCAGTCCTTTATTAACCCCTACTGATACTTCCAACCCTATATCCAACATTAACGAGAAATATGTCAGTTCTGGGACTGGTATGTCTACTAACCCGCCTCCCCGGTTCCTTCCCGGCACCGTTTGGTCCTACAACCACGACCGCAGGTTTGGCACGGGGAGGGAGTCGCGCGTAACAGATATGGGTGTGCCTTGTGCCCAAACGGACGGCGTAGGTGTTCAAATCGACACCATCACCCCTGAGATACGGGCCCTGTACAACGTGTTGGGCAAGGTGAAACGAGAGAGGGATGAGTATAAATGCAG ATGGGAGGAAGAGTACACAGTCAGAGTGGACCTCCAGGAGAAAGTGGCTGAGCTGGAGGAG gaccTCCAGGAGAGTGAGGTGTGTCAGGATGAGCTGGCCCTCAGGGTGAAACAGCTGAAAGCTGAGCTGGTCCTCTTCAAAGGCCTTATGAGCAAC AACCTGTCGGATCTGGACAGTAAGATCCAGGAGAAAGCCATGAAGGTGGACATGGACATCTGTAGACGCATCGACATCACAGCTCGCCTGTGTGATGTGGCCCAGCAGAGGAACTGTGAAGACATGATCCAGATCTTCCAG GTGGCCACACCTCCTTCCACTCTGACCCGCCGGCCCCGGAAACAGGCGGCCCAATCGGTTAAAGGCGGCGACGGGGACGAACCAACCAGCATCTCTGAGAGCGAGGCGGGCAAGGATGAGGAGTCGTGTAGCACGTCAGCCAATCAGATCAACGAGGAAATGCAGAGGATGCTGAACCAGTT GAGGGAGTGTGAGTTTGAGGACGACTGTGACAGCCTGGCCTGGGAGGAGACTGAGGAGACTCTGCTGCTGTGGGAGGATTTCCCAGGATACACTCTGGGGGCAGTGGAGACACAGGGGGAG caacagcaggagGAGTCCATAGAGAAGGTAATACAGGACACAGAGTCCCTCTTCCAGACCAGAGAGAAGGAGTATCAGGAGACCATCGACCAGATCGAG TTGGAGCTGGCCACGGCTAAGAGTGACATGAACCGACACCTGCACGAGTACATGGAGATGTGTTCCATGAAGCGAGGCCTGGACGTGCAGATGGAGACGTGCAGGAGACTCATCACCCAGAGTGGAGACAGGTATCAGACACCTCCGCATGGTGCTGAACACTCTAAACGCTCAAAAAGATACCCTAG GAAGTCTCCCCCTCTCGTTACTGCGGCCATGGAGGACTCTGATgacggagagaaggagaggagtaaGGTGTCCCCACCCGCAGACTCTGAAAGTGATGAACCCTACTGTGACACCAAGGTTAATAGTGGTACGGTCCCTCACTTACCATGGAGGAAGTCCTAA
- the LOC110496194 gene encoding intermediate filament family orphan 1 isoform X3, giving the protein MPDFEHFRFSYSSMNPLLGENAFLVQQQQHNQMGSHSDYSMTGLDSYGAADSGFILGEHNGFGQDGISGLDINSLPPSGLAYLHQNNMHRAPPPPAAMALRNDLGSNISVLKTLNLRFRCFLAKVHELERRNKALEKQLQQALENNEDNSEGHGKKPLTKEMGVQTGFVGPIAVRPGHIPLQNVNNSAYLPGGLLSPSLNRPTTPSFESNSKSVFRNSTLTDSNSNLNSNQLTPHICLSPLLTPTDTSNPISNINEKYVSSGTGMSTNPPPRFLPGTVWSYNHDRRFGTGRESRVTDMGVPCAQTDGVGVQIDTITPEIRALYNVLGKVKRERDEYKCRWEEEYTVRVDLQEKVAELEEDLQESEVCQDELALRVKQLKAELVLFKGLMSNNLSDLDSKIQEKAMKVDMDICRRIDITARLCDVAQQRNCEDMIQIFQQVATPPSTLTRRPRKQAAQSVKGGDGDEPTSISESEAGKDEESCSTSANQINEEMQRMLNQLRECEFEDDCDSLAWEETEETLLLWEDFPGYTLGAVETQGEQQQEESIEKVIQDTESLFQTREKEYQETIDQIELELATAKSDMNRHLHEYMEMCSMKRGLDVQMETCRRLITQSGDRYQTPPHGAEHSKRSKRYPRKSPPLVTAAMEDSDDGEKERSKVSPPADSESDEPYCDTKVNSGTVPHLPWRKS; this is encoded by the exons ATGCCTGATTTTGAGCATTTCAGATTTTCATACTCAAGCATGAATCCATTATTGGGGGAGAACGCGTTCCTGGTTCAACAACAGCAGCACAATCAGATGGGGAGCCATTCTGATTATTCCATGACAGGCCTAGACTCATACGGTGCAGCTGACTCAGGCTTCATCTTGGGCGAGCACAACGGGTTTGGACAAGATGGCATATCTGGCCTGGACATAAATTCGCTGCCACCTTCAGGACTCGCTTATTTGCACCAGAACAACATGCACCGTGCACCGCCGCCCCCCGCAGCGATGGCCCTGCGTAACGACTTGGGTTCCAACATCAGTGTTCTCAAGACCTTGAATTTGCGCTTCCGTTGCTTTTTGGCTAAAGTTCATGAACTGGAGCGTCGGAATAAAGCTTTGGAGAAGCAGCTTCAACAGGCTTTGGAAAACAATGAGGACAATTCAGAAGGACACGGGAAAAAGCCATTGACTAAGGAAATGGGAGTCCAGACTGGTTTCGTAGGGCCCATCGCAGTTAGGCCCGGACATATCCCACTCCAGAACGTCAATAACTCTGCATACCTGCCTGGGGgtcttctctctccatcactcaacAGGCCTACAACTCCCTCCTTTGAGTCCAACAGCAAATCAGTATTTAGGAACTCGACTCTGACTGACTCGAATTCCAACCTCAATTCCAACCAACTCACTCCACATATTTGCCTCAGTCCTTTATTAACCCCTACTGATACTTCCAACCCTATATCCAACATTAACGAGAAATATGTCAGTTCTGGGACTGGTATGTCTACTAACCCGCCTCCCCGGTTCCTTCCCGGCACCGTTTGGTCCTACAACCACGACCGCAGGTTTGGCACGGGGAGGGAGTCGCGCGTAACAGATATGGGTGTGCCTTGTGCCCAAACGGACGGCGTAGGTGTTCAAATCGACACCATCACCCCTGAGATACGGGCCCTGTACAACGTGTTGGGCAAGGTGAAACGAGAGAGGGATGAGTATAAATGCAG ATGGGAGGAAGAGTACACAGTCAGAGTGGACCTCCAGGAGAAAGTGGCTGAGCTGGAGGAG gaccTCCAGGAGAGTGAGGTGTGTCAGGATGAGCTGGCCCTCAGGGTGAAACAGCTGAAAGCTGAGCTGGTCCTCTTCAAAGGCCTTATGAGCAAC AACCTGTCGGATCTGGACAGTAAGATCCAGGAGAAAGCCATGAAGGTGGACATGGACATCTGTAGACGCATCGACATCACAGCTCGCCTGTGTGATGTGGCCCAGCAGAGGAACTGTGAAGACATGATCCAGATCTTCCAG CAGGTGGCCACACCTCCTTCCACTCTGACCCGCCGGCCCCGGAAACAGGCGGCCCAATCGGTTAAAGGCGGCGACGGGGACGAACCAACCAGCATCTCTGAGAGCGAGGCGGGCAAGGATGAGGAGTCGTGTAGCACGTCAGCCAATCAGATCAACGAGGAAATGCAGAGGATGCTGAACCAGTT GAGGGAGTGTGAGTTTGAGGACGACTGTGACAGCCTGGCCTGGGAGGAGACTGAGGAGACTCTGCTGCTGTGGGAGGATTTCCCAGGATACACTCTGGGGGCAGTGGAGACACAGGGGGAG caacagcaggagGAGTCCATAGAGAAGGTAATACAGGACACAGAGTCCCTCTTCCAGACCAGAGAGAAGGAGTATCAGGAGACCATCGACCAGATCGAG TTGGAGCTGGCCACGGCTAAGAGTGACATGAACCGACACCTGCACGAGTACATGGAGATGTGTTCCATGAAGCGAGGCCTGGACGTGCAGATGGAGACGTGCAGGAGACTCATCACCCAGAGTGGAGACAGGTATCAGACACCTCCGCATGGTGCTGAACACTCTAAACGCTCAAAAAGATACCCTAG GAAGTCTCCCCCTCTCGTTACTGCGGCCATGGAGGACTCTGATgacggagagaaggagaggagtaaGGTGTCCCCACCCGCAGACTCTGAAAGTGATGAACCCTACTGTGACACCAAGGTTAATAGTGGTACGGTCCCTCACTTACCATGGAGGAAGTCCTAA
- the LOC110496194 gene encoding intermediate filament family orphan 1 isoform X6: MPDFEHFRFSYSSMNPLLGENAFLVQQQQHNQMGSHSDYSMTGLDSYGAADSGFILGEHNGFGQDGISGLDINSLPPSGLAYLHQNNMHRAPPPPAAMALRNDLGSNISVLKTLNLRFRCFLAKVHELERRNKALEKQLQQALENNEDNSEGHGKKPLTKEMGVQTGFVGPIAVRPGHIPLQNVNNSAYLPGGLLSPSLNRPTTPSFESNSKSVFRNSTLTDSNSNLNSNQLTPHICLSPLLTPTDTSNPISNINEKYVSSGTGMSTNPPPRFLPGTVWSYNHDRRFGTGRESRVTDMGVPCAQTDGVGVQIDTITPEIRALYNVLGKVKRERDEYKCRWEEEYTVRVDLQEKVAELEEDLQESEVCQDELALRVKQLKAELVLFKGLMSNNLSDLDSKIQEKAMKVDMDICRRIDITARLCDVAQQRNCEDMIQIFQQVATPPSTLTRRPRKQAAQSVKGGDGDEPTSISESEAGKDEESCSTSANQINEEMQRMLNQLRECEFEDDCDSLAWEETEETLLLWEDFPGYTLGAVETQGEQQQEESIEKVIQDTESLFQTREKEYQETIDQIELELATAKSDMNRHLHEYMEMCSMKRGLDVQMETCRRLITQSGDRKSPPLVTAAMEDSDDGEKERSKVSPPADSESDEPYCDTKVNSGTVPHLPWRKS, encoded by the exons ATGCCTGATTTTGAGCATTTCAGATTTTCATACTCAAGCATGAATCCATTATTGGGGGAGAACGCGTTCCTGGTTCAACAACAGCAGCACAATCAGATGGGGAGCCATTCTGATTATTCCATGACAGGCCTAGACTCATACGGTGCAGCTGACTCAGGCTTCATCTTGGGCGAGCACAACGGGTTTGGACAAGATGGCATATCTGGCCTGGACATAAATTCGCTGCCACCTTCAGGACTCGCTTATTTGCACCAGAACAACATGCACCGTGCACCGCCGCCCCCCGCAGCGATGGCCCTGCGTAACGACTTGGGTTCCAACATCAGTGTTCTCAAGACCTTGAATTTGCGCTTCCGTTGCTTTTTGGCTAAAGTTCATGAACTGGAGCGTCGGAATAAAGCTTTGGAGAAGCAGCTTCAACAGGCTTTGGAAAACAATGAGGACAATTCAGAAGGACACGGGAAAAAGCCATTGACTAAGGAAATGGGAGTCCAGACTGGTTTCGTAGGGCCCATCGCAGTTAGGCCCGGACATATCCCACTCCAGAACGTCAATAACTCTGCATACCTGCCTGGGGgtcttctctctccatcactcaacAGGCCTACAACTCCCTCCTTTGAGTCCAACAGCAAATCAGTATTTAGGAACTCGACTCTGACTGACTCGAATTCCAACCTCAATTCCAACCAACTCACTCCACATATTTGCCTCAGTCCTTTATTAACCCCTACTGATACTTCCAACCCTATATCCAACATTAACGAGAAATATGTCAGTTCTGGGACTGGTATGTCTACTAACCCGCCTCCCCGGTTCCTTCCCGGCACCGTTTGGTCCTACAACCACGACCGCAGGTTTGGCACGGGGAGGGAGTCGCGCGTAACAGATATGGGTGTGCCTTGTGCCCAAACGGACGGCGTAGGTGTTCAAATCGACACCATCACCCCTGAGATACGGGCCCTGTACAACGTGTTGGGCAAGGTGAAACGAGAGAGGGATGAGTATAAATGCAG ATGGGAGGAAGAGTACACAGTCAGAGTGGACCTCCAGGAGAAAGTGGCTGAGCTGGAGGAG gaccTCCAGGAGAGTGAGGTGTGTCAGGATGAGCTGGCCCTCAGGGTGAAACAGCTGAAAGCTGAGCTGGTCCTCTTCAAAGGCCTTATGAGCAAC AACCTGTCGGATCTGGACAGTAAGATCCAGGAGAAAGCCATGAAGGTGGACATGGACATCTGTAGACGCATCGACATCACAGCTCGCCTGTGTGATGTGGCCCAGCAGAGGAACTGTGAAGACATGATCCAGATCTTCCAG CAGGTGGCCACACCTCCTTCCACTCTGACCCGCCGGCCCCGGAAACAGGCGGCCCAATCGGTTAAAGGCGGCGACGGGGACGAACCAACCAGCATCTCTGAGAGCGAGGCGGGCAAGGATGAGGAGTCGTGTAGCACGTCAGCCAATCAGATCAACGAGGAAATGCAGAGGATGCTGAACCAGTT GAGGGAGTGTGAGTTTGAGGACGACTGTGACAGCCTGGCCTGGGAGGAGACTGAGGAGACTCTGCTGCTGTGGGAGGATTTCCCAGGATACACTCTGGGGGCAGTGGAGACACAGGGGGAG caacagcaggagGAGTCCATAGAGAAGGTAATACAGGACACAGAGTCCCTCTTCCAGACCAGAGAGAAGGAGTATCAGGAGACCATCGACCAGATCGAG TTGGAGCTGGCCACGGCTAAGAGTGACATGAACCGACACCTGCACGAGTACATGGAGATGTGTTCCATGAAGCGAGGCCTGGACGTGCAGATGGAGACGTGCAGGAGACTCATCACCCAGAGTGGAGACAG GAAGTCTCCCCCTCTCGTTACTGCGGCCATGGAGGACTCTGATgacggagagaaggagaggagtaaGGTGTCCCCACCCGCAGACTCTGAAAGTGATGAACCCTACTGTGACACCAAGGTTAATAGTGGTACGGTCCCTCACTTACCATGGAGGAAGTCCTAA
- the LOC110496194 gene encoding intermediate filament family orphan 1 isoform X1, giving the protein MPDFEHFRFSYSSMNPLLGENAFLVQQQQHNQMGSHSDYSMTGLDSYGAADSGFILGEHNGFGQDGISGLDINSLPPSGLAYLHQNNMHRAPPPPAAMALRNDLGSNISVLKTLNLRFRCFLAKVHELERRNKALEKQLQQALENNEDNSEGHGKKPLTKEMGVQTGFVGPIAVRPGHIPLQNVNNSAYLPGGLLSPSLNRPTTPSFESNSKSVFRNSTLTDSNSNLNSNQLTPHICLSPLLTPTDTSNPISNINEKYVSSGTGMSTNPPPRFLPGTVWSYNHDRRFGTGRESRVTDMGVPCAQTDGVGVQIDTITPEIRALYNVLGKVKRERDEYKCRWEEEYTVRVDLQEKVAELEEDLQESEVCQDELALRVKQLKAELVLFKGLMSNNLSDLDSKIQEKAMKVDMDICRRIDITARLCDVAQQRNCEDMIQIFQQVATPPSTLTRRPRKQAAQSVKGGDGDEPTSISESEAGKDEESCSTSANQINEEMQRMLNQLRECEFEDDCDSLAWEETEETLLLWEDFPGYTLGAVETQGEQQQQEESIEKVIQDTESLFQTREKEYQETIDQIELELATAKSDMNRHLHEYMEMCSMKRGLDVQMETCRRLITQSGDRYQTPPHGAEHSKRSKRYPRKSPPLVTAAMEDSDDGEKERSKVSPPADSESDEPYCDTKVNSGTVPHLPWRKS; this is encoded by the exons ATGCCTGATTTTGAGCATTTCAGATTTTCATACTCAAGCATGAATCCATTATTGGGGGAGAACGCGTTCCTGGTTCAACAACAGCAGCACAATCAGATGGGGAGCCATTCTGATTATTCCATGACAGGCCTAGACTCATACGGTGCAGCTGACTCAGGCTTCATCTTGGGCGAGCACAACGGGTTTGGACAAGATGGCATATCTGGCCTGGACATAAATTCGCTGCCACCTTCAGGACTCGCTTATTTGCACCAGAACAACATGCACCGTGCACCGCCGCCCCCCGCAGCGATGGCCCTGCGTAACGACTTGGGTTCCAACATCAGTGTTCTCAAGACCTTGAATTTGCGCTTCCGTTGCTTTTTGGCTAAAGTTCATGAACTGGAGCGTCGGAATAAAGCTTTGGAGAAGCAGCTTCAACAGGCTTTGGAAAACAATGAGGACAATTCAGAAGGACACGGGAAAAAGCCATTGACTAAGGAAATGGGAGTCCAGACTGGTTTCGTAGGGCCCATCGCAGTTAGGCCCGGACATATCCCACTCCAGAACGTCAATAACTCTGCATACCTGCCTGGGGgtcttctctctccatcactcaacAGGCCTACAACTCCCTCCTTTGAGTCCAACAGCAAATCAGTATTTAGGAACTCGACTCTGACTGACTCGAATTCCAACCTCAATTCCAACCAACTCACTCCACATATTTGCCTCAGTCCTTTATTAACCCCTACTGATACTTCCAACCCTATATCCAACATTAACGAGAAATATGTCAGTTCTGGGACTGGTATGTCTACTAACCCGCCTCCCCGGTTCCTTCCCGGCACCGTTTGGTCCTACAACCACGACCGCAGGTTTGGCACGGGGAGGGAGTCGCGCGTAACAGATATGGGTGTGCCTTGTGCCCAAACGGACGGCGTAGGTGTTCAAATCGACACCATCACCCCTGAGATACGGGCCCTGTACAACGTGTTGGGCAAGGTGAAACGAGAGAGGGATGAGTATAAATGCAG ATGGGAGGAAGAGTACACAGTCAGAGTGGACCTCCAGGAGAAAGTGGCTGAGCTGGAGGAG gaccTCCAGGAGAGTGAGGTGTGTCAGGATGAGCTGGCCCTCAGGGTGAAACAGCTGAAAGCTGAGCTGGTCCTCTTCAAAGGCCTTATGAGCAAC AACCTGTCGGATCTGGACAGTAAGATCCAGGAGAAAGCCATGAAGGTGGACATGGACATCTGTAGACGCATCGACATCACAGCTCGCCTGTGTGATGTGGCCCAGCAGAGGAACTGTGAAGACATGATCCAGATCTTCCAG CAGGTGGCCACACCTCCTTCCACTCTGACCCGCCGGCCCCGGAAACAGGCGGCCCAATCGGTTAAAGGCGGCGACGGGGACGAACCAACCAGCATCTCTGAGAGCGAGGCGGGCAAGGATGAGGAGTCGTGTAGCACGTCAGCCAATCAGATCAACGAGGAAATGCAGAGGATGCTGAACCAGTT GAGGGAGTGTGAGTTTGAGGACGACTGTGACAGCCTGGCCTGGGAGGAGACTGAGGAGACTCTGCTGCTGTGGGAGGATTTCCCAGGATACACTCTGGGGGCAGTGGAGACACAGGGGGAG cagcaacagcaggagGAGTCCATAGAGAAGGTAATACAGGACACAGAGTCCCTCTTCCAGACCAGAGAGAAGGAGTATCAGGAGACCATCGACCAGATCGAG TTGGAGCTGGCCACGGCTAAGAGTGACATGAACCGACACCTGCACGAGTACATGGAGATGTGTTCCATGAAGCGAGGCCTGGACGTGCAGATGGAGACGTGCAGGAGACTCATCACCCAGAGTGGAGACAGGTATCAGACACCTCCGCATGGTGCTGAACACTCTAAACGCTCAAAAAGATACCCTAG GAAGTCTCCCCCTCTCGTTACTGCGGCCATGGAGGACTCTGATgacggagagaaggagaggagtaaGGTGTCCCCACCCGCAGACTCTGAAAGTGATGAACCCTACTGTGACACCAAGGTTAATAGTGGTACGGTCCCTCACTTACCATGGAGGAAGTCCTAA
- the LOC110496194 gene encoding intermediate filament family orphan 1 isoform X2 yields MPDFEHFRFSYSSMNPLLGENAFLVQQQQHNQMGSHSDYSMTGLDSYGAADSGFILGEHNGFGQDGISGLDINSLPPSGLAYLHQNNMHRAPPPPAAMALRNDLGSNISVLKTLNLRFRCFLAKVHELERRNKALEKQLQQALENNEDNSEGHGKKPLTKEMGVQTGFVGPIAVRPGHIPLQNVNNSAYLPGGLLSPSLNRPTTPSFESNSKSVFRNSTLTDSNSNLNSNQLTPHICLSPLLTPTDTSNPISNINEKYVSSGTGMSTNPPPRFLPGTVWSYNHDRRFGTGRESRVTDMGVPCAQTDGVGVQIDTITPEIRALYNVLGKVKRERDEYKCRWEEEYTVRVDLQEKVAELEEDLQESEVCQDELALRVKQLKAELVLFKGLMSNNLSDLDSKIQEKAMKVDMDICRRIDITARLCDVAQQRNCEDMIQIFQVATPPSTLTRRPRKQAAQSVKGGDGDEPTSISESEAGKDEESCSTSANQINEEMQRMLNQLRECEFEDDCDSLAWEETEETLLLWEDFPGYTLGAVETQGEQQQQEESIEKVIQDTESLFQTREKEYQETIDQIELELATAKSDMNRHLHEYMEMCSMKRGLDVQMETCRRLITQSGDRYQTPPHGAEHSKRSKRYPRKSPPLVTAAMEDSDDGEKERSKVSPPADSESDEPYCDTKVNSGTVPHLPWRKS; encoded by the exons ATGCCTGATTTTGAGCATTTCAGATTTTCATACTCAAGCATGAATCCATTATTGGGGGAGAACGCGTTCCTGGTTCAACAACAGCAGCACAATCAGATGGGGAGCCATTCTGATTATTCCATGACAGGCCTAGACTCATACGGTGCAGCTGACTCAGGCTTCATCTTGGGCGAGCACAACGGGTTTGGACAAGATGGCATATCTGGCCTGGACATAAATTCGCTGCCACCTTCAGGACTCGCTTATTTGCACCAGAACAACATGCACCGTGCACCGCCGCCCCCCGCAGCGATGGCCCTGCGTAACGACTTGGGTTCCAACATCAGTGTTCTCAAGACCTTGAATTTGCGCTTCCGTTGCTTTTTGGCTAAAGTTCATGAACTGGAGCGTCGGAATAAAGCTTTGGAGAAGCAGCTTCAACAGGCTTTGGAAAACAATGAGGACAATTCAGAAGGACACGGGAAAAAGCCATTGACTAAGGAAATGGGAGTCCAGACTGGTTTCGTAGGGCCCATCGCAGTTAGGCCCGGACATATCCCACTCCAGAACGTCAATAACTCTGCATACCTGCCTGGGGgtcttctctctccatcactcaacAGGCCTACAACTCCCTCCTTTGAGTCCAACAGCAAATCAGTATTTAGGAACTCGACTCTGACTGACTCGAATTCCAACCTCAATTCCAACCAACTCACTCCACATATTTGCCTCAGTCCTTTATTAACCCCTACTGATACTTCCAACCCTATATCCAACATTAACGAGAAATATGTCAGTTCTGGGACTGGTATGTCTACTAACCCGCCTCCCCGGTTCCTTCCCGGCACCGTTTGGTCCTACAACCACGACCGCAGGTTTGGCACGGGGAGGGAGTCGCGCGTAACAGATATGGGTGTGCCTTGTGCCCAAACGGACGGCGTAGGTGTTCAAATCGACACCATCACCCCTGAGATACGGGCCCTGTACAACGTGTTGGGCAAGGTGAAACGAGAGAGGGATGAGTATAAATGCAG ATGGGAGGAAGAGTACACAGTCAGAGTGGACCTCCAGGAGAAAGTGGCTGAGCTGGAGGAG gaccTCCAGGAGAGTGAGGTGTGTCAGGATGAGCTGGCCCTCAGGGTGAAACAGCTGAAAGCTGAGCTGGTCCTCTTCAAAGGCCTTATGAGCAAC AACCTGTCGGATCTGGACAGTAAGATCCAGGAGAAAGCCATGAAGGTGGACATGGACATCTGTAGACGCATCGACATCACAGCTCGCCTGTGTGATGTGGCCCAGCAGAGGAACTGTGAAGACATGATCCAGATCTTCCAG GTGGCCACACCTCCTTCCACTCTGACCCGCCGGCCCCGGAAACAGGCGGCCCAATCGGTTAAAGGCGGCGACGGGGACGAACCAACCAGCATCTCTGAGAGCGAGGCGGGCAAGGATGAGGAGTCGTGTAGCACGTCAGCCAATCAGATCAACGAGGAAATGCAGAGGATGCTGAACCAGTT GAGGGAGTGTGAGTTTGAGGACGACTGTGACAGCCTGGCCTGGGAGGAGACTGAGGAGACTCTGCTGCTGTGGGAGGATTTCCCAGGATACACTCTGGGGGCAGTGGAGACACAGGGGGAG cagcaacagcaggagGAGTCCATAGAGAAGGTAATACAGGACACAGAGTCCCTCTTCCAGACCAGAGAGAAGGAGTATCAGGAGACCATCGACCAGATCGAG TTGGAGCTGGCCACGGCTAAGAGTGACATGAACCGACACCTGCACGAGTACATGGAGATGTGTTCCATGAAGCGAGGCCTGGACGTGCAGATGGAGACGTGCAGGAGACTCATCACCCAGAGTGGAGACAGGTATCAGACACCTCCGCATGGTGCTGAACACTCTAAACGCTCAAAAAGATACCCTAG GAAGTCTCCCCCTCTCGTTACTGCGGCCATGGAGGACTCTGATgacggagagaaggagaggagtaaGGTGTCCCCACCCGCAGACTCTGAAAGTGATGAACCCTACTGTGACACCAAGGTTAATAGTGGTACGGTCCCTCACTTACCATGGAGGAAGTCCTAA